In Clostridium sp. DL-VIII, the following proteins share a genomic window:
- a CDS encoding aminotransferase class IV encodes MADKIIYEVLRVMDGKPIFLENHLKRMENSFKLINEEFTLTYEKISDRIKLLIKNENKDNGNIKITYGVNEKALNVFFVEHSYPSKEMYENGVETILYFGERENPNAKIINDNFREKVNKEIRDKQVYEAILVDKNGYITEGSRSNIFMVKDNIILTSPVKAVLPGVTRGEIIGIAKKIQIQVEEVEYKYLDINKLDGMFISGTSPKVLPIRKVNDINLNPNNDIIRKLMKEYDDKIHAYIRNC; translated from the coding sequence GTGGCTGATAAAATAATATATGAGGTGTTAAGAGTGATGGATGGGAAACCAATTTTTTTGGAAAATCATCTAAAAAGGATGGAAAATTCATTTAAATTAATAAATGAGGAATTTACATTAACCTATGAAAAAATTAGCGATAGAATTAAATTATTAATAAAAAATGAGAATAAGGACAATGGAAATATTAAGATAACTTATGGAGTTAATGAAAAAGCATTAAATGTATTTTTTGTAGAGCACTCATATCCATCTAAAGAAATGTATGAAAATGGAGTTGAAACAATTTTATATTTTGGAGAGAGAGAGAATCCAAATGCAAAGATAATTAATGATAATTTCAGAGAAAAGGTAAACAAAGAGATAAGAGATAAGCAAGTGTATGAGGCTATATTAGTTGATAAAAACGGATATATAACTGAAGGAAGCAGATCAAACATATTTATGGTTAAGGATAATATAATTTTGACTTCGCCAGTAAAAGCTGTATTACCGGGTGTTACCAGAGGAGAGATAATAGGAATAGCAAAAAAAATACAAATTCAAGTAGAGGAAGTAGAGTATAAATATTTGGATATCAATAAATTAGATGGGATGTTTATTTCAGGAACATCACCTAAAGTTCTACCGATTAGAAAAGTAAATGATATTAATTTAAATCCTAATAATGATATTATTAGAAAGCTTATGAAGGAATATGATGATAAGATTCATGCATATATTAGAAATTGTTAG
- a CDS encoding flagellar assembly protein A produces the protein MGLKFSATSLENCVEKACAELNISKDSLKYRVTKEERKFFKKVVEIEVINEEENKIDIGEKGIITEVEEETEPFGAKVENGKIIVTESENKDEIITIKPCPGMILLINGQEVNGITPVTVEDTVEYKFEEIEPIRNIDISITNDKMEAYITIKYIPSHSYELIDHGYHKNLVLSKKKNSDKYPPKYTMAEIRELINSKGIRFGIIEEKLEAICSEYGADNVLIARGLPAKDDISDEIQVLFKELEEVIDYEDSDERVDYRNRFLIANANIGDIIGKIVPGIPGNDGQNIFGAPVKRKTAKRVVIKIGEGCKLENNNVIATEEGKPAYRANTFVVNKLYKVDQVDLKSGNIDFVGDVEIVGNVCEAMEVKVGNELHVGKNVESAKVKSSGEIIINGNILNSTVTAGSENVERKQYLDNLVNLNDVLNDLSASTEQVKANNLLGQKQDGEIIKILIENKFKSLPKLSRSILNYNMSEGVQHSDLTTFIINKLLGLGPLKIKDFRELTNLQEILQEEIEEIETLIVIPTDIYFAYAQGATIEASGSIYVTGKGQYTSNITALNKIEFTGEKSACRGGVLSAGTEIILKSVGSVAGVNTMLKVPKNGRIKADIAYNNTIFCFGEKQKMLEVSSKNVEVYLDKSGDIIIDKFVL, from the coding sequence ATGGGGTTGAAATTTTCTGCAACATCTTTGGAAAATTGCGTTGAAAAGGCATGTGCTGAGTTGAATATTTCTAAGGATAGCTTAAAGTATAGGGTAACTAAAGAGGAAAGAAAATTTTTTAAAAAAGTGGTTGAAATAGAAGTAATAAATGAAGAAGAAAATAAAATAGATATTGGGGAAAAAGGGATAATTACAGAAGTAGAAGAGGAAACAGAGCCTTTTGGAGCAAAAGTAGAAAATGGAAAAATAATAGTAACAGAGTCTGAAAATAAAGATGAAATTATTACAATAAAGCCATGCCCAGGCATGATATTATTAATTAATGGACAGGAAGTTAATGGAATAACTCCAGTTACAGTAGAAGATACAGTAGAATATAAATTTGAAGAAATTGAACCAATAAGAAATATTGATATATCGATTACGAATGATAAAATGGAAGCATATATAACAATAAAGTATATTCCATCCCATTCGTATGAATTGATAGATCACGGATATCATAAGAATTTAGTTCTTTCAAAGAAAAAAAATAGTGACAAATATCCACCTAAATATACAATGGCAGAAATAAGAGAATTAATAAACAGTAAAGGTATTCGATTTGGAATTATTGAAGAGAAATTAGAGGCAATATGCAGTGAATATGGAGCTGATAATGTATTAATAGCCAGAGGATTGCCTGCTAAAGATGATATTTCAGATGAAATTCAAGTCTTATTTAAAGAATTAGAAGAAGTAATAGATTACGAGGACTCAGACGAAAGAGTCGATTATAGAAATAGATTTTTAATTGCTAATGCAAACATAGGAGACATTATAGGTAAAATAGTGCCTGGAATACCTGGAAATGATGGACAAAATATATTTGGAGCACCAGTAAAACGAAAAACTGCTAAGCGGGTTGTTATAAAGATTGGTGAGGGATGTAAACTTGAAAATAATAATGTTATAGCGACTGAGGAAGGTAAACCGGCATATAGAGCTAACACATTTGTTGTAAACAAGCTATACAAAGTTGATCAAGTTGATTTAAAAAGTGGAAATATAGACTTTGTTGGAGATGTTGAGATAGTTGGAAATGTTTGCGAAGCAATGGAAGTTAAGGTGGGAAATGAACTTCATGTTGGAAAGAATGTGGAATCAGCAAAAGTTAAATCTTCAGGAGAAATTATTATAAATGGAAACATATTGAATTCAACTGTAACTGCAGGCAGTGAAAATGTTGAAAGAAAGCAATATTTAGATAATTTGGTAAACTTAAATGATGTTTTAAATGATTTAAGTGCTTCCACTGAACAAGTGAAAGCAAATAATCTGTTAGGGCAAAAGCAAGATGGTGAAATAATTAAAATATTAATAGAAAATAAGTTTAAATCATTACCCAAGTTATCGCGAAGTATTTTAAATTATAATATGTCTGAAGGAGTTCAACATAGTGATCTAACGACATTTATAATAAATAAATTATTAGGCCTTGGACCATTAAAAATAAAAGACTTTAGAGAATTAACTAATTTACAAGAAATATTGCAGGAGGAAATTGAGGAAATAGAGACATTAATAGTAATTCCTACTGATATTTATTTTGCATATGCTCAAGGGGCTACCATAGAAGCTTCAGGAAGCATTTATGTTACAGGAAAGGGACAATATACATCTAACATAACAGCTTTAAATAAGATAGAGTTTACTGGTGAAAAGTCTGCCTGTAGAGGCGGTGTACTAAGTGCTGGTACTGAAATAATATTAAAGTCAGTAGGCAGCGTAGCCGGAGTTAATACTATGTTAAAAGTTCCTAAGAATGGTCGTATTAAGGCTGATATAGCTTATAATAATACAATTTTTTGTTTTGGTGAAAAGCAAAAAATGTTAGAAGTTTCATCTAAGAATGTAGAAGTATATCTAGATAAAAGTGGAGATATAATAATTGACAAATTTGTTTTATAG
- a CDS encoding protein-glutamate O-methyltransferase CheR, whose protein sequence is MDFNEFHKWVHKELGINLSAYKPEQLNRRINSLMTRVGIKTLDEYSRAIKSDPEQKQKFLDFITINVTEFFRNPELFADLEKQITSELLPNNRNLKIWSAACSIGCEPYTLGIILDRIAPSGRHNIIATDIDNTILSKAKIGEYTQNEMKGIKNTDLSKYFKIIDDKYYIESKIKDMVTFKKHDLILDRYDNNFDLIVCRNVVIYFNNDIKQEIYEKFSNSLKKGGLLFVGATESIYNYRDYGFEKASTFIYKKV, encoded by the coding sequence ATGGATTTTAATGAATTTCATAAATGGGTTCATAAAGAATTGGGAATAAATTTATCAGCGTATAAACCTGAGCAGCTTAATAGAAGAATAAATAGCTTAATGACAAGGGTTGGAATAAAAACATTAGATGAATATTCTAGAGCTATAAAAAGTGACCCAGAACAAAAACAGAAATTTTTGGATTTTATAACAATTAATGTGACAGAGTTTTTCAGAAATCCTGAATTATTTGCTGATTTAGAAAAACAAATTACAAGTGAATTGTTACCTAATAACCGCAATTTAAAAATTTGGAGTGCAGCTTGTTCCATAGGTTGTGAACCATATACTTTAGGAATAATATTAGATAGGATTGCGCCGAGTGGAAGACATAATATAATAGCAACTGATATAGATAATACTATACTTTCAAAGGCGAAAATTGGTGAATACACACAAAATGAAATGAAAGGTATAAAAAATACTGATTTAAGTAAATATTTTAAAATAATAGACGATAAATATTATATCGAGTCTAAAATTAAAGATATGGTAACTTTTAAAAAGCACGATTTAATATTAGATAGATATGATAATAATTTTGATTTAATTGTATGTAGAAATGTTGTTATCTATTTCAATAATGATATTAAGCAAGAAATTTATGAAAAATTTAGTAATTCATTAAAAAAGGGTGGGCTTTTATTTGTAGGAGCTACAGAAAGTATATATAATTATAGAGACTATGGATTTGAAAAAGCGTCAACCTTTATTTATAAAAAAGTATAA
- a CDS encoding chemotaxis protein CheD: MVSAEIKVGIADLNLVLDPGVIMTIGLGSCIGIALYDKALKVAGLAHIMLPDSTQFKSNTNPMKFADLAIPILIEKMEKQGCRKRNLTAKIAGGASMFNFSDKSIISDIGKRNSDAVKKTLKDEAIPIIAEETGGNKGRTMVLYASDGKVVLKVVGNGIIEL, translated from the coding sequence ATGGTAAGTGCAGAGATAAAAGTTGGAATAGCTGATTTGAATTTAGTGCTAGATCCGGGAGTCATAATGACGATAGGCTTAGGATCCTGTATAGGAATTGCCTTATATGATAAAGCACTTAAGGTTGCAGGATTAGCACACATAATGCTTCCAGATAGTACTCAATTTAAAAGTAATACAAACCCCATGAAGTTTGCAGATTTAGCTATTCCAATATTAATTGAAAAAATGGAGAAGCAGGGATGTAGAAAGAGAAACCTTACAGCAAAGATTGCTGGAGGAGCATCGATGTTTAATTTCTCTGATAAGAGCATAATAAGTGATATTGGGAAAAGAAACAGTGATGCAGTAAAGAAAACATTGAAAGATGAAGCAATTCCAATAATTGCAGAAGAAACTGGTGGAAATAAAGGAAGGACTATGGTTCTTTATGCAAGTGATGGAAAAGTAGTACTTAAAGTTGTAGGGAATGGAATTATAGAATTATAA
- a CDS encoding pyridoxal phosphate-dependent aminotransferase yields MQLSKKAGNINPSITLAITAKANELKSQGVDVVSFGAGEPDFNTPENIIKAAIKAMHDGKTKYTPAGGLLELKNTICNKFKDDNNLEYKPSQITISTGAKQCLANAFMAVLNPGDEVLIPVPYWVSYPELVKLADGVPVFVETSKENNYKYTISDLERATTDKTKVILINSPNNPTGTIYHKEELLEIANFAKEHNLIIISDEIYEKLIYDDEKHISIASLNEDAYNRTLVINGVSKTYSMTGWRLGYVAASEKITKLMTSIQSHMTSNVNTIAQYAAIEALNGPVEDLNNMVKEFENRRNFMIAKLEKLNEITIIKPSGAFYIMVNISAYLNTTFKGQEINNSVDFAKVLLEEEKVAVIPGAGFGLDDYIRLSYATSVNIIENGIDRISTFLSKIK; encoded by the coding sequence ATGCAATTATCTAAAAAAGCGGGGAATATCAATCCATCGATTACTTTGGCAATTACAGCAAAAGCTAATGAATTAAAGAGCCAAGGTGTTGATGTAGTAAGTTTTGGGGCTGGGGAGCCAGATTTTAATACACCAGAAAATATAATTAAGGCAGCTATTAAAGCAATGCATGATGGAAAGACCAAATATACTCCGGCAGGAGGATTATTAGAATTAAAGAATACCATATGTAATAAATTTAAAGATGACAACAACTTGGAATATAAGCCTAGTCAAATAACTATTTCAACAGGTGCTAAGCAATGTTTAGCTAATGCTTTTATGGCTGTTTTAAATCCGGGTGATGAAGTACTGATTCCGGTTCCTTATTGGGTTAGTTATCCAGAATTAGTGAAATTAGCTGATGGAGTACCAGTATTTGTAGAAACGTCAAAAGAAAATAATTATAAGTATACAATATCTGATTTGGAAAGAGCCACAACAGATAAAACAAAAGTAATCTTAATAAATAGTCCTAATAATCCAACAGGAACTATTTATCATAAAGAAGAATTACTTGAAATAGCGAACTTTGCTAAAGAACATAATTTAATAATTATATCAGATGAGATCTATGAAAAATTAATCTATGATGACGAAAAGCATATAAGTATCGCATCATTAAATGAAGATGCATATAATAGAACATTAGTGATAAATGGTGTGTCAAAGACATATTCAATGACAGGCTGGAGACTGGGTTATGTGGCAGCTAGTGAAAAAATAACTAAACTCATGACTAGTATTCAAAGCCATATGACATCGAATGTAAATACAATAGCACAATATGCCGCAATAGAAGCATTAAACGGACCAGTGGAAGATTTAAATAACATGGTGAAAGAATTTGAGAATAGAAGAAATTTCATGATAGCGAAATTAGAAAAATTGAATGAAATAACAATAATAAAACCTAGTGGTGCATTTTATATAATGGTAAATATATCTGCATATTTAAATACTACTTTTAAAGGTCAAGAAATAAATAATTCTGTAGATTTTGCAAAGGTATTATTGGAAGAAGAGAAAGTTGCTGTAATACCGGGAGCTGGATTTGGATTAGATGACTATATAAGATTATCCTATGCAACATCTGTAAATATAATAGAAAATGGGATAGATAGAATTTCAACATTTTTAAGCAAAATAAAATAA
- a CDS encoding chemotaxis protein CheW encodes MASNEIKMLIFGLNGEHYATDIREVERILGYQEPTILPDAPSFVKGVINYEQKILPIISLSKKFKFGEDKESEERKIIVIKREENKFGIIVENVYEVRDIDSELMEEAPPITATIDKKYISGLIKLENNIVILLDLEKILSLEDEGNIF; translated from the coding sequence ATGGCAAGCAATGAGATTAAAATGTTGATATTTGGATTGAATGGAGAACATTATGCAACTGATATAAGGGAGGTAGAAAGAATACTTGGATATCAAGAACCAACTATTCTTCCTGATGCACCATCCTTTGTAAAAGGTGTGATAAACTATGAACAAAAAATTCTTCCAATAATAAGCTTATCAAAAAAATTTAAGTTTGGTGAAGATAAGGAAAGCGAAGAAAGAAAAATTATAGTTATAAAAAGAGAAGAAAATAAGTTTGGAATTATTGTGGAAAATGTTTATGAGGTAAGGGATATTGATAGTGAACTAATGGAGGAAGCACCACCGATAACAGCAACAATAGATAAAAAGTATATTTCAGGGTTAATAAAACTAGAAAATAACATAGTAATTTTATTAGATTTAGAGAAAATATTATCCTTAGAGGATGAGGGGAATATTTTTTAG
- a CDS encoding HAD-IB family hydrolase translates to MKKLAIFDIDYTITKKETLMELFKYVIKNDKSNIRFLPRAIYCGMMYGLKVYDEKKVKETFLKFIDGINEQDLAVLVKKFYHEKLSTILYEDALKMMKRLKKEGYEVYLISASPEFYINEFYNIKEVDKIIGTKFSFDNGTFVRKMDGENCKGEEKVRRLQEVIKNEKIEVDFKESYMFSDSLSDKPLLDLVGKPYLINYKKSHDIEILKWK, encoded by the coding sequence TTGAAGAAACTTGCTATATTTGATATAGATTATACTATTACAAAAAAAGAAACATTAATGGAACTATTTAAATATGTAATAAAAAATGATAAAAGCAATATTCGCTTTTTACCAAGGGCTATATATTGTGGGATGATGTATGGGCTTAAAGTATATGATGAGAAAAAGGTAAAAGAAACGTTTTTGAAATTTATTGATGGGATAAATGAACAAGACTTGGCGGTCCTAGTAAAAAAATTTTATCATGAGAAATTAAGTACAATACTGTATGAAGATGCACTTAAGATGATGAAAAGGCTCAAGAAAGAAGGGTATGAAGTATATTTAATATCTGCATCTCCTGAGTTTTATATAAATGAGTTTTATAATATAAAAGAGGTAGATAAAATAATAGGAACCAAATTTAGTTTTGATAACGGAACTTTTGTAAGAAAAATGGATGGAGAGAACTGCAAAGGTGAGGAAAAAGTAAGAAGGCTTCAGGAAGTAATTAAGAATGAAAAAATAGAAGTTGATTTCAAAGAATCATATATGTTCTCAGATTCCTTATCTGATAAACCTTTATTAGATTTAGTTGGAAAACCTTATTTGATAAATTACAAGAAAAGTCATGATATAGAAATATTAAAATGGAAATAG
- a CDS encoding chemotaxis response regulator protein-glutamate methylesterase, with protein MDKVKIIVVDDSAFMRKAISDMIELENRFEVIAKFRDGRELIEKVDKYNPDLITLDVHMRDLDGLATLKELKRLGKNYPVIMISSATTEGSELTLECLDNGAISFVTKPSGSISLDIIKVQKNLIEQIKSITTAAKYRKKFNSIDNSVKHKVAQDSITNNINIEKNFNSKINKPVSIPKNKKIEAVVIGASTGGPRALQEVLTKFPKNLGVPVFVVQHMPEGFTKVFSERLDKLCHMNVIEAAEGMKIKSDTIYIAKGGKHMTVGLDKLIHLNEEPPIWGVRPAVDKLFDSAINVYKGNLISAILTGMGRDGAEGTKNIKDSGGITISEDRSTCTIYGMPKAAFETGKVDFVVPLDEIANSIINIIKQV; from the coding sequence GTGGATAAAGTCAAAATTATCGTTGTTGATGACTCAGCCTTTATGAGAAAAGCAATATCAGACATGATAGAACTGGAAAATAGGTTTGAAGTTATAGCAAAGTTTAGAGATGGAAGAGAACTAATTGAAAAGGTAGATAAATACAATCCAGACCTTATCACATTAGACGTACATATGAGAGACCTCGATGGACTTGCAACTCTTAAGGAATTAAAAAGATTAGGAAAAAATTATCCTGTTATAATGATAAGCAGTGCAACTACTGAAGGATCAGAATTGACTTTAGAGTGCTTAGATAATGGTGCTATTAGTTTCGTAACTAAACCATCAGGAAGTATTTCATTAGATATAATTAAAGTTCAAAAGAATTTGATTGAACAGATAAAAAGTATAACTACAGCTGCAAAATATAGGAAAAAGTTTAATTCTATAGATAATAGTGTGAAACATAAAGTTGCACAGGATTCTATTACTAATAATATAAATATAGAAAAAAATTTCAACTCAAAAATAAATAAACCAGTGTCCATACCTAAGAATAAAAAAATAGAGGCAGTCGTTATAGGAGCATCTACAGGAGGACCAAGGGCGCTTCAAGAAGTGCTAACTAAATTTCCAAAGAATTTAGGAGTTCCTGTTTTTGTAGTTCAACATATGCCAGAGGGATTCACAAAAGTGTTTTCGGAAAGGCTGGATAAATTATGTCATATGAATGTAATTGAAGCAGCGGAAGGTATGAAAATAAAAAGTGATACTATATACATAGCCAAAGGTGGCAAACATATGACAGTTGGCTTAGACAAGTTAATACACCTTAATGAAGAACCGCCTATTTGGGGAGTAAGGCCAGCTGTAGATAAATTATTTGATTCTGCTATAAATGTTTATAAGGGAAATTTAATATCTGCAATTTTAACAGGAATGGGCAGAGATGGTGCGGAAGGAACAAAGAATATAAAAGATAGTGGTGGAATAACGATATCAGAAGATAGATCAACATGCACGATTTATGGAATGCCAAAAGCTGCATTTGAAACTGGAAAAGTAGATTTTGTAGTTCCGCTAGATGAAATAGCTAATAGTATAATTAACATAATAAAACAGGTGTAG